From Sardina pilchardus chromosome 9, fSarPil1.1, whole genome shotgun sequence, a single genomic window includes:
- the cdk4 gene encoding cyclin-dependent kinase 4 isoform X2 encodes MAQEVQYEPVAQIGGGAYGTVYKARDRESGQFVALKSVRVQTDQDGLPLSTVREVALLKRLEQFDHPNIVKLMDVCASPRTDQETKVTLVFEHVDQDLKTYLEKAPAPGLPAHTIRDLMKQLVNGLEFLHSHCVVHRDLKPENILVTSRGQVKLADFGLARMYSCHMALTPVVVTLWYRSPEVLLQSTYATPVDIWSTGCIFAEMFRRKPLFCGESEADQLGKIFDVIGLPSEEEWPADITLKRHNFSPQKPRPFTDCVPEICSQGEDLLKKMLTFDPLRRISAMSALEHDYLTEG; translated from the exons ATGGCTCAGGAGGTGCAGTACGAGCCGGTGGCCCAGATCGGCGGCGGCGCCTACGGGACGGTGTACAAGGCGCGCGACCGGGAGAGCGGCCAGTTTGTGGCGCTGAAGAGCGTGCGCGTGCAGACGGACCAGGACGGCCTGCCGCTCTCCACCGTGCGGGAGGTGGCGCTGCTCAAGCGCCTCGAGCAGTTCGACCATCCGAACATCGTCAA GCTCATGGATGTGTGTGCCTCCCCTCGGACAGACCAGGAGACCAAAGTCACGCTGGTGTTTGAGCATGTGGACCAGGACCTGAAGACCTATCTGGAGAAAGCCCCAGCTCCTGGCCTTCCAGCACACACCATTAGG GACCTGATGAAGCAGCTGGTGAATGGTCTGGAGTTCCTGCACTCGCACTGTGTGGTGCACCGCGACCTGAAGCCTGAGAACATCCTGGTGACCAGTAGGGGGCAGGTCAAGCTGGCCGACTTTGGCTTGGCCCGCATGTACAGCTGCCACATGGCCCTCACACctgtg GTGGTGACGCTGTGGTATCGCTCCCCGGAGGTCCTCCTTCAGTCCACATACGCCACACCCGTGGACATATGGAGCACAGGCTGCATCTTCGCCGAGATGTTCAGACGCAA aCCCCTGTTTTGTGGGGAGTCAGAAGCAGACCAGTTGGGGAAGATCTTTGA CGTGATTGGTCTGCCATCTGAGGAGGAGTGGCCTGCAGACATCACTCTGAAGCGCCACAACTTCAGCCCCCAGAAGCCTCGGCCGTTCACCGACTGCGTCCCCGAGATCTGCAGCCAAGGAGAAGACCTGCTCAAG aaAATGCTCACCTTTGACCCCCTGAGAAGAATCTCGGCCATGTCTGCTCTCGAACACGACTACCTTACAGAGGGTTAA
- the cdk4 gene encoding cyclin-dependent kinase 4 isoform X1: protein MGCQSAYAYQAMAQEVQYEPVAQIGGGAYGTVYKARDRESGQFVALKSVRVQTDQDGLPLSTVREVALLKRLEQFDHPNIVKLMDVCASPRTDQETKVTLVFEHVDQDLKTYLEKAPAPGLPAHTIRDLMKQLVNGLEFLHSHCVVHRDLKPENILVTSRGQVKLADFGLARMYSCHMALTPVVVTLWYRSPEVLLQSTYATPVDIWSTGCIFAEMFRRKPLFCGESEADQLGKIFDVIGLPSEEEWPADITLKRHNFSPQKPRPFTDCVPEICSQGEDLLKKMLTFDPLRRISAMSALEHDYLTEG, encoded by the exons ATGGGTTGTCAATCAGCATATGCATATCAG GCGATGGCTCAGGAGGTGCAGTACGAGCCGGTGGCCCAGATCGGCGGCGGCGCCTACGGGACGGTGTACAAGGCGCGCGACCGGGAGAGCGGCCAGTTTGTGGCGCTGAAGAGCGTGCGCGTGCAGACGGACCAGGACGGCCTGCCGCTCTCCACCGTGCGGGAGGTGGCGCTGCTCAAGCGCCTCGAGCAGTTCGACCATCCGAACATCGTCAA GCTCATGGATGTGTGTGCCTCCCCTCGGACAGACCAGGAGACCAAAGTCACGCTGGTGTTTGAGCATGTGGACCAGGACCTGAAGACCTATCTGGAGAAAGCCCCAGCTCCTGGCCTTCCAGCACACACCATTAGG GACCTGATGAAGCAGCTGGTGAATGGTCTGGAGTTCCTGCACTCGCACTGTGTGGTGCACCGCGACCTGAAGCCTGAGAACATCCTGGTGACCAGTAGGGGGCAGGTCAAGCTGGCCGACTTTGGCTTGGCCCGCATGTACAGCTGCCACATGGCCCTCACACctgtg GTGGTGACGCTGTGGTATCGCTCCCCGGAGGTCCTCCTTCAGTCCACATACGCCACACCCGTGGACATATGGAGCACAGGCTGCATCTTCGCCGAGATGTTCAGACGCAA aCCCCTGTTTTGTGGGGAGTCAGAAGCAGACCAGTTGGGGAAGATCTTTGA CGTGATTGGTCTGCCATCTGAGGAGGAGTGGCCTGCAGACATCACTCTGAAGCGCCACAACTTCAGCCCCCAGAAGCCTCGGCCGTTCACCGACTGCGTCCCCGAGATCTGCAGCCAAGGAGAAGACCTGCTCAAG aaAATGCTCACCTTTGACCCCCTGAGAAGAATCTCGGCCATGTCTGCTCTCGAACACGACTACCTTACAGAGGGTTAA